Part of the Nitrospirota bacterium genome, TACAACGGCTGGTTGGAAAGTATGGCTCATGGTAGCAGTATTTCTCTTTCCAAAGGCAAAAGGAGGCGCTGCCGTGGGGTATTACTGCGTCAGCTCCAGTGCGTGTAAATTCATCTATAAGAGTTGTAAGAAAGTCATTGCCGATTAATACGGTATCGTCATCCAAAAGCAGGCAGAGCCGCCCTTTGACCTTACTTAGAGCAAAGTTCCTGGCGTAGCCCATCATGCCGTAGTGCGCACTGAGACTGTGGTATGAAACGTTTATTTTGCCTTTAAATTTATTGTATGTGTCAAACCCCTCTTTAGTGCCCCCTCTGTCTTCAACCAATAGTACCTCATATCGGCTCTTTGGCAAGTCCTGCTCCGTAAGACAATACAGTATGCCCTCCAATAAGTCTATACGGCCGTAAAAATTTATCACACAAGAAATATCATACTCATTTTTAATAGAATTAATAACAGCATCCCCTTCCATTTTAAGAGGAAACAGCCTGTTAAAAAATTTTAATACCGTAGTCCTTATATCCAATAGTTAGTCTTTCTGTGTTTAGCGCGGAATATGCTGAATATATTTTATTAGTGTGTCCACTATCCTAAAAATAAATTCGCTTGTTACGGCATTACCTAATGCACTAGCGGTTAGGCTTACAAGCAAAGGTAGTTCAATATCTTTGATTAGATTGAAAGGCACACTATGACTAATCTCTTTTTCTACAACCTCTACATAAGAACTATAATCAGCCCTCAGAATTTGTTCTGGTACATGGATATTAGAAATTTGTTTCTTTATATCTTCTAAAGACTTATTTGTCGTAAGAACATTAACCACATCGCATGTTACAGTCCTAACCTGCTCTTCATCGTAATAAAACTCACTTGTTTTATCCATTCCTCGTTCATAATAGCAGTTAATGAATGATCTTATAGCCGCCGTTTCAGCTTTAAAACTTAAATTGTCTTTATTCTCTAACATACTAAGCACTACAAGATGAGGGTGCTGTAGATTTGTAACCGTTTTACCAGCCAAAATGTCACTAAACTGAGCCTTATACTCTATGCTGTTGTAAATGGCACCCCTCTTGCGGTAGAATCCAACCTCTAACTTCTTTTCAAAAAAAACACTGAACTTACCTTCAAAAAAATTATTCAGTAAGGATTTCAGCGTTTCAGAAAACTTAAAAAGTATGTCTTGTTTAAGTGAATCGTTTTCGTAGTTGCCTATAACTTCAAAAAAATCAGATAGTAACTTAACAGCCTCAGTATCAATGTCACATCCCCTGCCTTTAATTATTAAAGAATAGGCCATTACCGATAGTAATCTAACTGAATAGCGTTTTATATCTTGTTCGAGGCATTGTTTCTTGACTACACCACCTAAATATGGCATGATTGTTTTAAAGTAAAGTTCGTGTTTACCCAAAAAACCACACTGAAAATCAAACAAGTCACAAAACACCTCCTCTAAAAAACTTGTATAACGTTTGTCTATATCACTCAAGTCTATAAACTTGTTCTCATCACCCTGGTGTAACAAAATTAAATGCCCAATTTCATGAAATAAACCAAAATATTTTTCTACACAAAAGGCTGTATCTATTGGAATGCTCAAAGTGTCATAAAAATGAGCATAGTTGTTCTGCCTGCCAATTTTAACAAAGCCTTCCCATTTTCCATCAATGCCACAAACA contains:
- a CDS encoding glycosyltransferase family 2 protein, encoding MINFYGRIDLLEGILYCLTEQDLPKSRYEVLLVEDRGGTKEGFDTYNKFKGKINVSYHSLSAHYGMMGYARNFALSKVKGRLCLLLDDDTVLIGNDFLTTLIDEFTRTGADAVIPHGSASFCLWKEKYCYHEPYFPTSRCMAYTTEVLRKLHGFVSSITGQEDVEFVVRYLASGKKFYKSDRLKYMHPPFVVNNLNKPIAVGKSVAGLRKRYHPLIYSMLIINGARHLPLLFSPSSMKSRMQGKFALGFMIGVFYYFFNLKADYR